From the Actinomyces sp. zg-332 genome, the window GTCCTTTGGGGGCTGATTTAGGAAAAGTTTATGCTGAGAGTTTAGCTGATTCTTACGTTGATCACTTGGCTAGCTCTTGTAATCAAACTCTAGAGGGGCTCCACATAGTTGTGGACTGTGCTAATGGGGCTTCTAGTGAAGTTGCTGAAAAGGTTTTCGCTAAGCTCAATGCAAAGGTTACTTGTATTAATAATGCTCCTAATGGCTGTAATATCAACGATAAATGTGGATCTACACATCCAGAGGATTTACAAGCTAAAGTTGTTGAGCTGAAAGCTGATTTTGGTGTCGCTTATGATGGTGACGCTGACCGTTGTCTTGCTGTGGATCATGAGGGAAACTTGGTCGACGGTGATAAGATTATGGGTATTTTAGCTTTGTCTTTCAAAGATAAAGGAATGCTCGAGAAAGATACTCTTGTAGTTACTGTTATGTCTAACTTAGGACTCATTTTAAGTATGCGTGAAGCTGGTATTGAAACTATTCAAACTAGTGTAGGTGACCGCTATGTTTTGGAAGGCATGACTTCTGGTGGATATAACTTAGGCGGGGAACAGTCTGGACACGTTATTGCTAGTGATTATGTTTCAACTGGTGACGGAATATTGACTTCGCTGCTTTTGGCTAAAGAAGTGAAAGAATCAGGTAAGAGCCTTTCAGATTTAGCTACTCGTATTAAGCGTTTACCTCAGACTTTGGTAAATGTTCCTAATGTTGATAAATCTAGAGTTGGTGAAGAAAAAGTTCAGCAAGCCATAGCTAAGGCTAATGAGATTTTGGGTGATACTGGTAGGGTGTTACTACGTGCTTCTGGTACTGAACCGTTAGTTCGAGTTATGGTGGAGGCTCAGACCCAAGAGCAGGCTGACTCCGTTTGTAAAGATTTGGCTAAGGTTGTTGCTGAGAACTTGGCTTTATAGGTTTTTGATTTTAGCTTCTATTTATTAGCTCTCTTTTATGGGGGCTTTTATTTTTTAACTTATGTTTCACGTGAAATATTTACTTTTCCTTAAATGTTGTTTTTTGTTATCAATCACTGTATAGAATATTGTATTTCAATTAACTTTTGTGTTTATTTCGTTAAAATAGAGATTTTATAAACATATAGTTGATAGAATGTATCCTTGTGGATAACTAATGTAAATGTATTATGAAATTATGTTGATAATTTAGGGGATATCATTAACGCTTATACATAATTTTGTATTTATTTGTAGTTGTTCATAATTTACTTTTAGTAAAGAATAATATTTATTATCTATTTATGGGGTTTGAATGTTAAAAGAATTTAAAGAATTTATGATGCGTGGTAATGTCATTGATTTGGCTGTTGCTGTTATTATTGGTGCAGCTTTCGGTAAAATTATCACTGGTTTAGTAGATGGTATTATTATGCCTCTAATTGCAGCTTTGTTTAGTGTGCCTAATGTTGAAGAGATGGCATTTATTCTAAATGGTACACCAATTCAATATGGAATATTTTTACAAGCAGTACTAAACTTCTTGATCGTTGGAACATCTCTATTCTTCTTATTAAAAGCTATTAATAAAGCTGCAAGGCTTGTAGCATTTAAGAAGAAGGAATCTGAAGATGCAGCTGAAGTAGCAGCTGAAGAAGTACCAACAGCTGAGACTTATCTGAAAGAAATTCGTGATTTATTAGCTAAAAAATAATTTTTGTTACTAATATTTATCACTTTTGTTATAACTTTCTTTGCATTTATTTGATATGATGTTTCAAAAATAATTTGGATTGAGAGAGTGTATGGGATTTATTCAAGACTATGTTGTAGCACTTGGTGCTTCATACTGGGTAGTTTTCATAATATTTCTTTTATGTTATGTAGATGGATTTTTCCCACCTTTGCCGTCTGAATCAATACTTATCACTTTGGGTAGCCTTGCCGCCACTACTGGTAATGTTTATATTATTTCGGTTTGGATTTTTGGTGCCTTAGGTGCATGGTTAGGTGACGTGACTGCTTATCATATTGCTCGTTATATTCCACTTTATAGAATACCGTTTTTAAATAAAGGCAAAGGAAAGAAGGCAGTTGATGCTGCTGAAAGATCTTTGGCCGAACGTGGTGTATTTTTGATTTTAGTGGCTAGGTTTGTTCCTATTGGTCGCATTGCGGTGAATATGGTTGCTGGTGCTACTGGTTACTCTAGAATGAAATTTATCGCTATTTCATGTTGTGCTGCTTCCGTTTGGTCTGCTTATTCAATTAGTTTGGGCTATGGTGCTGGAGCAATTTTGCATCATAGCCCATTGCTAGCAATTTTCGTTGGTATAGTTTTAGGTATCCTATCAGGAATAATTTTAGATAGGATAATTACCTTTATTGGAAATGTTTTAGCTAAACGTATAGTTAATAATAAGATTAGGTTCTTGCGTTGGATAAGGCTTGAAGACATCATAAATCAAGGTATTGATATTGACGAAGACACTATTTCTACGGCTTTAAAAAACGATAAGTTGCATTTACCTGCAGAGATAGAAGCTAAATTAGAAGAAAATAGTGGAAATGATGACAATCACACAAGATAACTATTTTTAGGTTAGTTATAATACGTGTGGTTTATAAATAATAAATCTTTATAAATAGAATTCTACTTTGTTATTTTTATTACGGTTTTCTTAGTAAGATGTTTTCTACTTTATGATTTTTGCCTTTATGAATTATAGTTGTTGCTCTAGTTCTAGTTTTTTCAATGTTTTCTTTCAAATTTTTTAAGTTAATCGTTTTCCAAATATCTTTAGCTTTATCAATTGCTTCATTATCGTCTAAATTTGCATAGTTTTTAAAATAAGAGTTTTCTAGTTTGAAAGCTGTTTCACGTAAACGTAAGAAGCGTTCAACATACCACTCTTCTAAGTTGTCGTAAGCGGCATCAATATAAATTGAAAAATTAAAAAAATCAGTTAAAATTTGGTTATTTTTTCCTAAGGCTGGTTGTAAAACATTTAATCCTTCTATAATGAGGATATTAGGATTTTTTACAATTTGTTCTTGGTTTTTTAAAATATCGTATTCTACGTGTGAATATTGGGGTATAGAAATATTGGTTTTCCCAGATTTAATGTTATGCAAAAATTGATGTAATAAAGGCATATTATAAGAAATAGGGAACCCTTTTTTATCCATTATATTATGTGCTGATAAATATTTGTTTGGGTGTAGAAACCCATCAGTTGTTACTAATTCTACTCGTGGTTTTGAAGGAAGCTGTTGCAACATTGTCTGTAGTAAACGGGCAACTGAGGATTTGCCAACT encodes:
- the glmM gene encoding phosphoglucosamine mutase, which produces MTRLFGTDGIRGKANKDLTPELALNMGMAVAKYVSTHHEGEEMPLALVGKDSRISGDFLANALIAGMTSMGINVIDLGLVPTPAVAYLTNNSKACLGVMISASHNVFSDNGIKFFDSHGRKFPDHTEDEIQAIFDEGFGNIERPLGADLGKVYAESLADSYVDHLASSCNQTLEGLHIVVDCANGASSEVAEKVFAKLNAKVTCINNAPNGCNINDKCGSTHPEDLQAKVVELKADFGVAYDGDADRCLAVDHEGNLVDGDKIMGILALSFKDKGMLEKDTLVVTVMSNLGLILSMREAGIETIQTSVGDRYVLEGMTSGGYNLGGEQSGHVIASDYVSTGDGILTSLLLAKEVKESGKSLSDLATRIKRLPQTLVNVPNVDKSRVGEEKVQQAIAKANEILGDTGRVLLRASGTEPLVRVMVEAQTQEQADSVCKDLAKVVAENLAL
- the mscL gene encoding large conductance mechanosensitive channel protein MscL, giving the protein MLKEFKEFMMRGNVIDLAVAVIIGAAFGKIITGLVDGIIMPLIAALFSVPNVEEMAFILNGTPIQYGIFLQAVLNFLIVGTSLFFLLKAINKAARLVAFKKKESEDAAEVAAEEVPTAETYLKEIRDLLAKK
- a CDS encoding DedA family protein, whose translation is MGFIQDYVVALGASYWVVFIIFLLCYVDGFFPPLPSESILITLGSLAATTGNVYIISVWIFGALGAWLGDVTAYHIARYIPLYRIPFLNKGKGKKAVDAAERSLAERGVFLILVARFVPIGRIAVNMVAGATGYSRMKFIAISCCAASVWSAYSISLGYGAGAILHHSPLLAIFVGIVLGILSGIILDRIITFIGNVLAKRIVNNKIRFLRWIRLEDIINQGIDIDEDTISTALKNDKLHLPAEIEAKLEENSGNDDNHTR
- the coaA gene encoding type I pantothenate kinase, with the protein product MNTKEKYPQQYWYFTRDSWSQLKKTTDLHLGQKDLNAISGLADPIDMEEINTIYKPLCALLQIRYEAYLNLLRKQKNFFNENSNHTINIDTPYVIAIAGSVSVGKSSVARLLQTMLQQLPSKPRVELVTTDGFLHPNKYLSAHNIMDKKGFPISYNMPLLHQFLHNIKSGKTNISIPQYSHVEYDILKNQEQIVKNPNILIIEGLNVLQPALGKNNQILTDFFNFSIYIDAAYDNLEEWYVERFLRLRETAFKLENSYFKNYANLDDNEAIDKAKDIWKTINLKNLKENIEKTRTRATTIIHKGKNHKVENILLRKP